A window of Eublepharis macularius isolate TG4126 chromosome 18, MPM_Emac_v1.0, whole genome shotgun sequence genomic DNA:
TAGGCATATTCAGGAAAACAATGAATGGTTGTGAGAAACTTGTATCTAATCAAGCCAGTCTATATTTTTGGTTATAAGCAGTTAATGGTTCTGAAATGGGAACACAGTTTACTTCTCTGTACCTGTACCTGAAAATTCATGAGAGATCAAAAGGAGCTTAAAGGAATATGTAAAAAGTGGGAAGAACCTTGAGACCTTTAAAGCAGACTCAAGATATTGTTATCCACACAACTAAGCATATGCATAAATCAAAGGGCCTATATGGCATTGTTGGTGAAGTTATATTTTAACACCCTTAAAAGTAAGAAATGTGTGTCCAATACCTTCCTATCTTTACAGAGCCAATTTTATGCTAAGGTTAACCAGCAGGGTGTTCATTTTGGACAACAACATGGGGCAGAGTAAAAAAAGGAAGAGCTCCCGAGACTTGCTTCAAAGATCTGATGTGCCTGGAGCAAAACTGAAGCCCAGTTTTGCACTATATTTTACAATCACTTTCTCCCCTATAGACAGTTAAAGAACCTTGGATATCATATTTCAACGTATCACTAGGGCAAAAATTTAAAAGAAAGCGAACTGAACTTCAGTCTGATTTCCTGTTACCTTCTCTCGCTGGGTGGTGACATACAGCTTGTGATTCATGTTGGCCTGGATTCTGCTTCCAAAGCCATCATCATTCTGGAGCAGTGTGGAAAGAACagaggctacaaagaaagagatCTCTGTGGGTTTCTCCCGGAAGATGGCTGTTGTGTCCTAGAAGGCCCAGAAAGAATTGAGTCTACAATCAACATAAAGGGAGTCTGGAAAAAACTTCTGGTAGAAGGGATCGATATCGTTTTCTCCAGAGATGCAGGAAGGTAAACACTTGGTGTATTCAGAAACCGTATCTATTATGGGATAGGTCATTCCGTTAGAAAATTTTCCTTGAGAAAACTTGTACAAAATCTACATGTTGGAAATACTGGGGAAAGTATGTGTATGGGACATTTCCAGAGTATttctcatactctggaaatgtagttggtatttaagatgctactggaccagaatcttgctcttctacaacagaccaacacaggTACCCATCTAAGACTTGAGTAAAAAAGACTTAATGCAACAGGACCTATATAATCCCAAACAACATTAgttgtagggctgccagtctccaggtggtatttggagatctcctggaattacaactgatctccaggcaactgcTGTGAAGGGtgacctctatggcattatatccccccccgaggtccttcctctcctcaaaccccgccctctccaggctccacccccaaatctacaggaatttcccaatctggacctggcaacccttggttCCTCCACTTACTGATCACCTGAACTTTTGGAGCCAAAAGTTCAGCCACTGAACAAAGCCACTGAATTAACTAGGCTGTTACGATAGCATCAGTGAAAGTGCTTCTAGAAATATCTAGCACCTGAGAGAACTTGGGTTGAAACCTACAATGTAATATTTGACAAATTCATAGAGGATACTTATTCCACAATTCCATCTCACGTTCCCAGAACCATTCCACAGCAAATAATCAGGCACTTGGGCCTGCTCACAGCACGTATTATGAAAACAGCCACTTTctagaatttttttccccttcaccagGAATAGAAATTAGGCATCACTAAAGTCTTTATACTTAATGTAACTCAGGAAATAAAACTTCTCTTTTTCCACAGTTGCATCCTAAAACTGTGGCACAGCATTCAAggaaaaaatttttaaaagtccaaactTTTTTGGATCTCCCCTCGTTTTCTGATACGAGGATTATTTCAAGTTAGCATCTCAACCCAATGAACACATTTCGTTGGGCAGAAATACTCCTTGTGCAAAGGGCTCCAACAATTTAGTGGTGGAAGCAGACCTACATGTATAAAGGAGTCCTTTGCATCCCAGACTGAAATGAATGGAACAAAGAAACCAGTATGCCTCAATTTCTCCGACCAAAAATGCCTGCATAAAATAATATTCTCAAATAATCTAATGTTTTGATGTAATGCATTCAAGTTAGTCAGTGATAACAAAATGGATCTAAAACGTAAAAAATTAAGTTACGTGTTGTGTTAAATGTACCCTTTCTTGTATCATAGGTATATCTGTGATTTTACATATTACACGTCACTTTACTATGGTAATGGAAGAGCTGCATTTATCCATGTGCCTCCACTATCCAAGTGGGTAACAGCAGAATTTCTTGGAAGAAAGCTGCAGACCATTATCTTAGAAATGTTGAAGCAAGGCAAGCAGTAAAACAGGTAAAAATGGTTTAtagaagactcagggccaagctaaacatgacgaatgacacttgaatggcaagtggattgagtggagggcaagtgaacagggagaaatacacttgctgttcaagtgtcattcgtc
This region includes:
- the PGPEP1L gene encoding pyroglutamyl-peptidase 1-like protein, encoding MDVSSKTVVVTGFGPFRQHLVNSSWEAVKELSKLGLGSEVNLHIAELPVAYQKAKELVCEIWATLQPHLVIHVGLDSASKAIIILEQCGKNRGYKERDLCGFLPEDGCCVLEGPERIESTINIKGVWKKLLVEGIDIVFSRDAGRYICDFTYYTSLYYGNGRAAFIHVPPLSKWVTAEFLGRKLQTIILEMLKQGKQ